In Oncorhynchus nerka isolate Pitt River linkage group LG21, Oner_Uvic_2.0, whole genome shotgun sequence, the genomic window aaatcaaaagaaatcagccaagatctcagaaaaataattgtagacctccacaagtctggttcatccttgggagcaatttccaaatgcctgaaggtaccacgttcatctgtacaaacaatagtacacaagtataaacaccatgggaccacgcagccgtcatagcgCTCAGGAATGAGATGCAttcagtctcctagagatgaacgtactttggtgagaaaagtgtgaatcaatcccagaacaacagcaaaggaccttgtgaagatgctggaggaaacagttacaaaagtatctatatccatagtaaaatgagtcctatatcgacataacctgaaaggccgctcagcaaggaagaagccactgctcgaaaatcgccataaaaaaggccagactacggtttgtaactgtacatggggacaaagatcgcactttttggagaaatgtcctctggtctgatgaaacaaaaatagaactgtttggccataatgaccatcgttatgtttggaggaaaaagggggaggcttgcaagccgaagaacaccattccaaccgtgaagcacgggggtggcagcatcatcttgtgggggtgctttgctgcaggaggaactggtctacttcacaaaatagatggcatcatgaggcaggaaaattatgtggatatattgaagcaacatctaaagatatcagtcgggaagttaaagcttggtcgcaaatgggtcttccaaatagagaatgaccccaagcatacttccaaagttgtggaaaaatggcctaaggacaacaaagtcaaggtattggagtggccatcacaaagccctgacctcaatcctaaagaAAATTTGTAAAAAGCGTGTCCGAGCaacgaggcctacaaacctgactcagttacaccagctctgtcaggaggaatgggcaaaaattcacccaacttattgtgggaagcttgtggaaggctacctgaaacattttaaaggcaatgctaccaaatactaattgagtgtatgtacacttctgacccactgggaatgtgatgaaagaaataaaagctgaaaaaaatcattctctctactattattccgacatttcacattcttctaataaagtgttgatcctaactgacctaagtttgggaatttttactctgatttaatgtcaggaattgtgaaaaactgagtttaaatgtatttggctaaggtgtatgtaaacttccgacttcaactgtatatgggtcTGATTTATACGGGTGTCTACTGACTAGGTGACCTGGTTTCTATGGTCTTTTGAGCTCCAACTCTCTCATCTGAAATTTACTCTTCTTCTAGCGATTCAATGGCTTCTACCTGGCTGGAGCACGGGTATAGTTTACTGTGACCCTGGCTGGGTTGGTTGGCGTCTCTGCTTCAGTGGTTGGTATGCCATAGAAGTGAGCAGGTCTGACATTGCTGATCACACTCAGGGCCTGGTATGGAGATAAGGCTGAGATGATGGTCATTCATGAGAACCAGTCACATTTTTTGATGGCTTCATTAGTTTTGGTTAGTTCCGGGTCATTTGTCTATGACTTAGCCTGTGTCTCAGCTCTATGCAATAGCACCGCCATGACTTCATAGCATGCAATGGCCAATGTTTCTTAATCCATTCCTGGGAGACCACAGTTCGACCACATCTGTGAGGACTACAGAAGTACATCTAGACTGTCTGAaatcaagggggggggggggggcatgtggTAAACTGGTAATAATTACTGCTGACCATAGCTGAAGTCATCAGGTTTGCAGGCTGAGCTCCTCAGTATGGATCCCATTAGATGAACCAGTCTCCTGAGAGAGGGCCTGCcggaggaagagaacagagagatggatggacgCCTCTCACTTTAACTGTCGCTTGGATCTGCACAGTGCCGTCCTCAGTCAACTGTTTTTATGCCTAGTAGAGACACAATGGAATAGTGATCAAGTTAGCTATCCAGCAGAATTGTTGAAGATTGATTCAGATATCTCCTCAGGAGATAAACTAATAATAAAACTGCTTGGTGGAGGACAAGTGTACAATAAGCTATAGATATAGCAGTACACACAATAACAAACATATTACCACAGATTGAGTGGTTCCATTACCAACCAGCTATGTTGACAGACAACAACATCACCTAACAGGGAAACGTTTGTGTGGTTACGTTGACAGAGTAGTTGAGATCTAGGCTAACAGCTAGATACGGTAAACACAATCCTAGCGCTGTTTGTTAGCCTATTTGTGTGGAACAGATCCAGCCTCTGCAACCCATTCTCCACTCTCACCCGACCATCCTGTCATTATACACAGGCCTCTCTCTCGTATCCTGCTGTTTCCCCCCTGCAGATAAAATTACTGTAATCTGCTCCTATCAGGCAAACAGAGAGAGCCCCTGCTAGCCAGCGGAGAGCTATCAAACTCGCATATTGCGGCTTTCACAGCTAATAACACCCCTAATGGGGTTATTTGTGCAGTGCAGATTGGAAATGTTGACACGGTGGTTAGATAAAGTTGGAGAGGGGTTGGTGTGCTACAGTAGTTTACAGTAGGGAGGGTAAGGTATACAGATGGTTTATTCAACTTTTGTAACCTGAGTCTCCCTGACCATGTTAGAGCGTGGGAGTCATACCTGAGCAATTGGCGAAGTCCTGAGAAAGTATAGGGATGATAGACTTATGTGGGGTATACAACATGATACCCAACTATCAGGTCTTTCTCTGGGTATCATGGAAACAGCTGTCCCAGTTCAGTGagtcaagacacacacacagtgatataATAACACTAGTCTACTTCCCAATTTGAGTTATTGAGGCAGTCACACAGCCATATAGGAATAATGAATAGGATAAACACCCTTTCCCTCCTAGAGACATTTATAGTAGGCTATAACAAGAAAGAATTATAAAATACTTAAGAATTCTACATGGGTAGGATTCAACATTGAGGATTCACCCAAACGTGCTCCTCTTCAGTATTCAGCCCAGTAACATCAGATGTGAAGAGTCTTCTGGGAGAACTCTGCTATCACAAGGCCCACGCAAAACCCACTCACTGACACCCTTACACTGCCTGATGACCCatttatgtgtgtatatatatatatatatatatatatatatatatatatatatatgtgtgtgtgtgtgtgtgtgtgtgttgtgtgtgtgtgtgttgtacccacATGTAGGTGTTCTGTGCACGTATACAgtatgtttgtgtgggtggaGGTCACTGACAGGCGAAAGTGGTTTTTGGAATCCTTTTATTTGACAAATCCTTTGTAGAAAACTTTTCTTCAAAGCCTGTTCAGACTTCTGTCAGTACATTTGGAATCAATGCCCAACACTCACCCAAAATAGGTCGATTTTTAGGGGAATGATAGTTAGGGCACAAAAATAGAATGGGTACAACAAACACAACTTCTGGTTGGTTCTCCAAATGCgtcgttagggttagggtttggccagggtagaccgtcattaaataagaatttgtttttaactgacttaccGAGGTAAATCAAGGTTAAAATAAAAATCTCACGATCTGCATCTCTGCCCAAAACTCTACAACACTTTTTGTTGAGGGCCAGGGAACACTACAATTGCATAGCTATTACACGGCATCATGTCAGATAGATTGTTGAAGCCATTTGGTGATGAGACATGACAATCCAATAGCTTTGCTGACAGTAATGGCTTCATTTAAATGCAGAACATTCACAGTGGCAAATCCCACTTAAGTGAcagatgtttgtttttttacattccTTTTTAATACACAGCCAGAGAGCTGTCCTGATTCAGCCTTGTGAAGTGCCAGAGGACCCAAATACTCTAATCTGGTTAAATGTTGGTTCTGTGTGGAGAGCCTTCTGGTGGGTCACTGAGGCTCAATGGTCCGGATATGTGGTTACACTCCCGCTCTTCCCCAAGTGAATCCTGCTgggctgacaaacacacacacacacacacacacacacacacacacacacacacacacacacacacagatacagatacataaGCTAGCTCTGTAACACACtcatagagagagacacggatatacatgtgtacacacacacacgcacaaacacacacactagtttACACTTGTCATATTCATCTGCTTAATCTTTGCACCCTCATCCCCATCCCCCTCACTCATACGCAGCCAGACCCACACTCCACACCCTCACAGGATTCAGCTGATAAcccctgtgtgtgtgggtctaaTCCTTCAAGTTGACAGACAGATGGTTATTAATAAGCAACGCTGTGCCATTGTTCTGAGGCCGGGTCTGTAGGAGCTCCATTGTCTTAGAAAAGTGCCTGCTTGAGTAATTTGGCAAAATATCTCCTATACTGTCAACagggacaatagagccacagacagacaggggagctgCACTCTCTAGAGCACACATGATGGCTGCCTATATCCCTTGCGCAAATGATGGCAGGAATATGAGGGCTTAATGTGTTGTACAAAATGATGGCTAAAATATATGGGTTGTTCCAGTGAGGTTCAGCCATAGACCGtataagatcatcaaggacatcaaccacccgagccactgcctgttcaccccgctatcatccagaaggcgaggtcagtacaggtgcatcaaagctgggaccgagagactgaaaaacagcttctatctcaaggccatcagactgttaaacagccaccactaacattgagtggctgctgccaacacactgacactgactcaactccagctactttaataatgggaattgatgggaaatgatgtaaatatatcactagccactttaaacaatgctaccttatataatgttacttaccctacattattcatctcatatgcatacgtatatactgtactctatatcatcgactgcatccttatgtaatacatgtatcactagccactttaactatgccactttgtttacatactcatctcatatgtatatactgtactcgataccatctactgtatcttgcctatgctgctctgtaccatcactcattcatatatccttatgtacatattctttatccccttacactgtgtataagacagtagttttggaattgttagttagattacttgttggttattactgcattgtcggaactaaaagcacaagcatttcgctacactcgcattaacatctgctaaccatgtgtatgtgacaaataaaatttgatttgatttaaacaacTGTATTTCTCAGGCTCTGGTTATGGGCTGGGGAGTCTGTCCAGCCTAGCCTAATGTGATACATGAAACATAATGAGGCAAATGTAATGCAGATGTGTTGtaatgagtgagagagaaaacatTTACCATAATTTAAAAAAGAAGCCACAGACGATTTAGTCTTAAAAGCTTTATAACTGTAATTTTAGCCGAGATATGCTGTATAAAGACAGGAGTGACGCCGTTAAGAATTCATATCATTTTTGGACGTTCTATATTTCTGTCATTAGTGATGTCAGCGTTGAGGCACTCTTTCTGAGCTCAGGTATTGTGTACAAAATGGAGGGCACCAACATCTTTCTTTCAGACGTAATGGGGGATGAAAGTGGGTTACATTGCACACTCCTCCTTGATCAGCATGATGCCAGCTGGCTACGAAAAACTTTTGCCAACTTTTCAGCTACTTTTCCTCCAGACAAAGCTCATTTATCAGTTACGCAATGAGAGCCATGCCCAGAGGGCTACCTAATGTACTGAGCCGTGGAGAGAAGCAGGAGCTATGAGAGGAGGCTTAGAGACAGAGGAGCCATGGCCTGGCCTGTTCTGCGCCTGACCGTGATCGCCCCCTAGggttgaggaggagagatacaggaCTAAGGAGGCAGGTGGTTCTTCAAAATAAAACAGGCTGTAAAGGACTCACTACTACAGTAAAGGACTCACTACTACAGTAAAGGACTCACTACTACAGTAAAGGACTCACTACTACAGTAAAGGACTCACTACTACAGTAAAGGACTCACTACTACAGTAAAGGACTGACTACTACagtaaatgactcactactacaGTAAAGGACTCACTACTACAGTAAAGGACTcactactacagtactgactACTGGAAAACATATGTCATAGCTACACAGGCATACATTTTAGGTATAATGTagaagacatttaaaaaaatcctAGTTATCACTACAAAATGGAAACAGTCACATCCAATAAATAAAAATGACTTCTGTACACATTCCTGTACACTGTTTTTATGTCAACATTTGTCAGTAGTATGACCAGTAAGACATTTTGTAAGTGCCAATGATAACACCCAGCCACCCCCCAACTGCTCCCTTTCTGCCCAATGACTAGATTCTAAATGATCTCATGTCGATGACCTCAGTCCTGCAGAACAACATGTGTCATCAGGCTCTATTTAGCTGTCTGTGTTTGGCTTCTTGACCAGCTCAGGGCATTGAAAGGAAATTATTAGGATCTAATTGATTCCCTTGGTTGCCATAGGAGCCAGTACACCAATTCAGTTTTTCTTAATCAGGACCTGGTGAAGGCAGCTGACTCTCATCCTGTTGTCCGTGTGCCATTGTTCGAGTGATGAGCTACGTGTTTACTGTTTACAAAGCCAACTGTGTGAGTGTCTTAGTGACAGGCACAAAAACTTACTCTAGCCTCCCTCAACAGAGAAACATCCATACAATTATACAGCCCACTGTCCTTAAAGACAATCTTCCTTTTCAAAGAGTTGACCTTACCACTAAACTGACAATGCCATGGATGTGAATAATGATTTTTAAAGTCCCGTTTATTTACCATTCACAGTGCCTAGTGAAATACCACCTGATTATAAAACATGGGTGGGGGTGGAAGTGGGGAGACAGAGTAGCCCCTCCCCCTAGGGTTCCTTTCCCGCCCACTGAATTAGCGGCAGATTGTTCCTCCACTGTTGTGTCTGATTGGATAATGGAGATTGATTAGGTTGGATGATCTTCACAGGGGGTTGTGTATCTGTGTGAGATGACATTTTCTTTTGGAAATGaggtgagggggaagggaggggttggATCCTGTtgttatccacacacacacacacagacatagacacacacacacagacagagttcaTCTGTTTCCAAACCACTTGCTCTTGGTGCAAGTAACTCATTTACTAATGTCAAGGTGCTCGTGACAAGATGAGCAATGCGGGTGATTCAAAATTGGCATTTTGTACATTCAATGTTTAAATTGACGGTGGCCCTTGTATGTAGAATTCTAAATAGGCCAGTTTAGGAACTAAATCGCTGACAGATGACAGCAGCAAAGCACATCTGACAGTGATGGAAAACATAAGGTTTCATCCATAATGTATGAGACACATCATCCACAGACCATCACTGTATACCTCACAGCACCATTGCTCTTCTCTTTATCCTGGACCATTGGCTGATTGACCTCATGGGGCGATGCTGTTTTTCCTTCTATCCCTTCCATTTTTTTAGGGAGAGGGGAGTAATCATTTACTTTGCCCCATGCTGAGAATATTATTAATAGTGAATCACTGTCCAGGGGGGAGTgtatgtgtctgcgtgtgtgtttgttgggAGGTGTGTGTCAGGCATTTACCCGGTCTTCACAGATGATGAAGCAGCACCAATATAAGCTGTTGACTACTGCTGAATAGAATATGAGGGTTGGTCCCAGATGGTATGTGCAGGGTTAGGGGGCGGATGCCTGTGTCCCCGTCAGAGGGAGGCATATTCATGATTCAACAATGTTTTCCATCTAAGTGCTGTGGGCTCAGGGTCGTGTGGAAAATATTACATTATTAGAATCCTGAGCAGAGCCCTCCGTCGAACAGCTTTCAGTGCTCTCTGAACTCATCAGTAAATGCTCATGTCAATGCGAGTTCTAATACAGACAATTCTGTGAATGTAAGAAATGGCTTGCTATTTGATTTCAGTTACCTGGTTTGAAGTCTACTTCCTTATTGTTGACATATTTTACACTCTTTTCCCTATTAAGACTAAAATACCATGAGCAAAGCCTTTGATGTCCTATATTACACACAAACAAATATTCCATCTGATGTCCCACTCAAACATGCAGACCAAAGATATGATCAACAGGGGTAAAAATAGAGTGAAATTCCATGATGGAGAAAGACATGTGAAGGGTGAAGATTTGGTGTTGAGAGTGACACATGTAATGGATGGTAGGATGTGCTGTATACCCTTTGGAAAAGCCACACTGTTCGAGGAATTCCCATTAGGAAGACATAGTTTCGTCACTCACAGTCTTGGCCCATGTGCTCCCCCACACCTACTACAGTTATCGTGTGCATCAAACTTATGAGGCCTCACCCTGTTTATTCTAAGCGATCCAGATGTTAAAAAAGACTGATGAAGTACTATTGTTAAACCAGGCATAGCCAATAAGCTACGAGTGGGATACTGTGAGAATTATCAGTGCGTCTCAGGAGTCTTAGAGGTGGGTGGGTTTTCCCTATTAAACATGTGGAATATGGGCATGCCACACTGAAGGCAAGGTATCCCTATAAGAGGCAATATTTTGTCTTTATTGATATCAGTATTCCACAATCAATGACCATAAAAAGTCTACCACTATAAATCACTCTGAAGTACCAATCTTGTTATTTTGCACATACAACTGCTGTAGACACAAAAATAAATGCAGTAATGTTTATTAAAATCAGGCACTAATCTAGTGCTTCTTCCCTGAAGCTCCTCTGAAGGGGCTGGTGATGGCTCGAGAGAGGGCCCGAAACACCCTAACCAGGAAGGGGCATTTACGGGATTGGGGATCCTGTGCAGTAGGTGCAGGTATCAGGTCCTCCATGGGCGGGGAAGTGGATGGAACCTCTGGaaccaaaagtgtgcaaagctgtcatcaaggcaaagggtggctactttgaagaatctcaaatatacatatattctgatttgtttaacccttttttggttactacatgattccatatgtgttattctactatgtagaaaatagtaaaaactggagaaaaacccttgactgagtaggtgtgtccaaacttttgactgacacTGTATCTTTGTTCACTCTTGCCAAGGTCGTAACAAACTGGTCACATGGTGATTCATTAAAATTACATAATCTATGCTTATTACTCACTCAGTGACACATCACTGAAACGTTTTGTTGGCAGCGCTTCCAGTTCAGGGTGCTTCTTGGCTTGTCCTTTTCTCTTGAACAGCTGTTGACAAAATATATCCTGACATTAGAGCCCTCACTGGCTGTGGGATAATTCAATTCCCAAACACAAAGCTCCCTACCTTGATCCTGATCTTCGGGATGTTAGCCATTTTGAAAAGGAAACGCCACTTCTTGCTATTCTTTTCACCTCCAGCAGAGCGAGGCGTCACCTCAGCGTTGCCATCAGCTGGGTTAAGGCTCCTGGTGGGGAATTCATCTGGTGGGACTAACCTGGAAACTAATTCTGGGAGAGGTAGAGACGATACATTTGGCACAGTTGAAGTCAGTAAACTTTACATCATAAGAAACAATATATTGAGCACGTTACAAAAGATTCCTCTACAGAGTTAAAATGGCAATTTAACTTACCGTCCTCTAACTTCACTGTGGGCTTGCACACATCAGTCAGGGTGTCCATCACTGTGTTGGTCATTATCTTAGTGACCTGATCCATCGTCTGCCTTACTCCGGTGGAAACGAGCGACACATTTAAACACTGCCCCAGGAGAGTCCTAACAGAATTTTCGGCAAAGCTGTAGGCGAGCTCAGAGGCATCATTCCTTGACAGCTTTTTCAGGGCTGGCTTTGGCAATGCCGGTTCAGAGAAGCTCCTGTGGCCAGCCATGGATTGAAGTTGCCGGCTTATTGTGATCTCCTGAATGAGACCATGGACCTTTGTGATGAGGTCGTCTGACACACCTTGAATGGTTTCAATGGAGACGAGCCTCTCAAGGTTTTCCTCTGCTGAAGTCTTCTTTGATTCGTCCGTCACCAGCGTTTCCATTATAGTTTTCACTATAATGTTGGTGTCAGACATGGATGTTGGTATCAGGCATGATGGTTGACACACAAGCTTTGCAGAGGAAGAATCCTGGTTCCTCTCAGGAGTAGACAAGTATTTTGTCAAGGATTGCTCAGGCAGTGATTCTGGCATATCTATTGTGATCAAGTTGTGGGACGCTGTCCCCTTTATCTCATCTGCAGTCAACTGGTCAAGGCTCTCAAGAAGAGAGTCCAACATGTCAGTTGTCTTCTGTCCAACAGATGAATTATCTGAGGCAACAACTCTGCACTTGATCACATTTAGGATCTGGCTGAGGGTGTTCTTAGCAGATTTGGTGAAGCTATGCTTAGTGACTGCCACTGTTGAGTCTTTGAGAGTCAAAAGTGGTTGGCAACTTTCACTCAAGAGAGGAAAAGCTCCTCTCAAACTGTGATCACTCAGCACTGACATGCTCTTGGTGGGTGTCAATGTGAAGGTGTCAAAGTGTTGATTTTCTGTTGACGTGCCACCCCGAGACGCAAGGGAGTTAGACCTTTCAATCTTGGCTAACCTGTCTTTTGTCAACAACTTCTCACTCCTGACAGATTGAGGTCGCTCCGGGTCATGAGCAGTGTCAGAGGCCTCAAAGTATCCATGTTTCTCCACAGGCATGGAATCCACCACATCTTTGGTTTTGGAGGCAGGCACTGGGGACAAGGAGAAGAAGACCTTCAGCCTATCCCTCACTCGGTAGTAGATGTTGTGAGCCACATCCAGGAACTTGTCAAAAACTATTTCAGGTGTGAGGTGGGACTCTGtatccatggtctctctctctaggtcttcCACAATAATGTTCACAATGTCCGAGGCTGCTGCAAACAGATGTTGTGAATAGGTAGCAGGCATTTTCAGCTCCAAATGGTTGGCTTTGCGAGCAATGAAAACAATTGCAGCTCCAAGGATAGCCTCACTCACGATCTGGTTGGCCTTTGTGTGGAACTCCACACTTAGGATACTCCCGATGGAAATATTAGAGGTTCTGCTGCTGCTGACTGCACTTTGTGGCTGTGTGAGCGAGGAAATCTCACCGGAAATGGGGAGGTCCTCCAACTTTGAGATGAGAGCATCCAACTTCTGGCTGAACTCCAAGAACACATTTAATGTCCTCCCTCCAACGGAAGAAGAACAGTCTTCCTTAGAAGCCTCAACCTTCAGAACTGAGGCCACCTGTTTGATGACCTCTTTAGTGCATGTGTTGAGGGTTGGCTGGTTGTCTGGGATATTACTCAGAGACCTGAAGGACATACTAGAGCTGTTAATACTGGTCTTTTGCACAGGAGATACCTCCACACAGGCCTCAGTTAGGAGTGGTCCAGTTGGAGAGGGCTTGGTATTCAGAAGGACGTCTTTTTCCTCAGTGAGATGGTGTAAACTGAACCACTTATTTAGTTTGTCCAGCGCATTGGTGTACAGGTTTTGTGAACTTGTATGTACTTCAACCCAGAACTTTTTGCGACCAGATTTTGTGGCTGCTGAGACCTTATTTGCCTCAAATGCCTCATGCAAGTCTCCTAATACGCCATCAAAAAGATCAACCGATGCCGCTGCAACACTTTCAGGGGAAATATGGGCAGATAAGATTTCCTCTAATCTATTAGTGTCGGTCGAAAGGGTTTCGTTCAGATTGGCAAATGTCACATCTGCCTCCTTAAGGCCCTGAATGATGTGAGAAACATCTATGTCCTCAAGACTCTGTGACAGAGAAGATACCAGGTCTCTGGCAGCAAGGTTACCCTGGGAGCCGGCCTCTGTGGCTGGGTTGAGACTCATCTCAATCTCAAGCTCAGTTTTAATTGCTTGGCAGGCAGTTGCTACAGCAACCGCTGAGTGAGAGCACAAGAACTTCAAGTCAGAGTCTGAGATGGGCAGAGATGGTGAGTCATGAGTCATGGACATGGCCTCCAGGCTGCTCTCAGACACAAAGGGCTGGAGTTTTATGGTGACTTGTCTGACCATCTCCCCAGCAACACCGCTGATGTCTATTGATGAGCTGGAGCCGGTGCACTGTGGCCTTAACAGTGTTTGGCTGTCCGAAAGTCCAAGATTATAAAGAACATCACGAAACACAACATCCACAACATCAGTCGACAATGCTGTAATTCTGTTGCTAGACAGGAACTTAGCTGGATGCACGTCATCTGAGGTGAGAGTCCAATCACAAAGGGATTCTTTGGATGAGCACATGGACAGGCTCTGGATTGTTGGAGTTGCTGATATGCAGCTTTCATTGGTAGACTCGCCATAGAGTTGCGACATTTTAATTTGAACGGCTTTCAAAATCTTGCCCTTGGAGACATTCATCAAGTGGTCTCTGATGGACTGCCTGGAGGAATGTCTACTTGCAGATCTTTGAACTACCATGCTTTGAATTTCAGCAGAAACCGCAGTAAGGAAGTAACTCAAAGGGGTGGTCCGTTCCTGCTCAGTTCTTCCGTTGTCTTTAGTCCTGAGGATACTATTGATGATGGTGACTATTACCTGTCCAGCCAGAGGACCCAATATGGCTTCAAGCTCCCTCTCTAATTCAAGCGGAGACTTGTTGGACTGGCGACTGCTGGACTTGCGGCCGTGCGCAATATGCTCCATGGCGTGGGCATACATTGATGCAGTTGCCATGCTCAGCATCTCTTGGGCAAACTGAATGCTTGCCGAGTTGCTGCCTTGACCTTCAGTTCCCTGACTACAACCCACATTCAGCATTAGCTGAGCTAGCCTGGAGTTGATGACTTTCATCACCATCTCCACAATTTCCATTACCAATCTGGTGTCTGTGGAGACGATGATGGGCATGAGCTTCCTCTGCCTACTCCGGCTGGATGGCAGTACAATCTCACTCAGCGACCTGCATGCTCCACTGTGGACCATTTGATTGAAAACACAGCTCTGAgacaggccaaacacagaacTGAGTGGCTCGGAGCAGGGTCTGCCCTTCACCTCTCTATTGTCCCCCTCAGGTGTAGAGAGATATGTGAACTCTCCAGGGATCAAGTCTTCATCGTCCTCTTCACTCAGCAAAGAGGTCATGGACCTAGAGAATGCACACAACAGAGACATAGTAACAAAAATGTCCGTATTTGGACTCAACCTCATTATTATTACTACTCAAAAGAAGTAAACCAATAAACATTTTAGAGATCTTGTGTTCCATCTAAGCAGTATCTCTCACTAAGTGAGGCTGGTTATTGGTACACATGGTGGGGGATACGGGAATAATGTGTGAGGGTAGAACTTCTTGGAGGGAAGTGGATAGTGGTGCTTACCTGGGAGTGGAGGGGAAAGGTGTAGGTGTGCTCCAGGAAGTTTTAGAGCTGGTGCTCCTGCTGGGGCCTTGAGTACAACTTAATCTCACAGTGCGGGAGAGAGAAGTTACTGCCTCCTCACTTCCTGATCCAGGAGAGCCTGGCAACTCAGTC contains:
- the LOC115110366 gene encoding uncharacterized protein LOC115110366, coding for MQDEVRYEKDQPDTGSLDQFFADQEIASPTQSIAAEPDAEMQEAGLKSADPTQSIAAEPEAEMQEAGLKSADPTQSLEAEIESEMQADLETAGPSHVQEPHQTSLLNSGDLKLEDTDVTFTTTPTAPQAATSQNSLVRRQRSSTDLSTFVQDMTDKHWNLLSANMRAKLTRDEFTAKCMDIVTWVKKIKSTVVVPALDLTMQLELTELPGSPGSGSEEAVTSLSRTVRLSCTQGPSRSTSSKTSWSTPTPFPSTPRSMTSLLSEEDDEDLIPGEFTYLSTPEGDNREVKGRPCSEPLSSVFGLSQSCVFNQMVHSGACRSLSEIVLPSSRSRQRKLMPIIVSTDTRLVMEIVEMVMKVINSRLAQLMLNVGCSQGTEGQGSNSASIQFAQEMLSMATASMYAHAMEHIAHGRKSSSRQSNKSPLELERELEAILGPLAGQVIVTIINSILRTKDNGRTEQERTTPLSYFLTAVSAEIQSMVVQRSASRHSSRQSIRDHLMNVSKGKILKAVQIKMSQLYGESTNESCISATPTIQSLSMCSSKESLCDWTLTSDDVHPAKFLSSNRITALSTDVVDVVFRDVLYNLGLSDSQTLLRPQCTGSSSSIDISGVAGEMVRQVTIKLQPFVSESSLEAMSMTHDSPSLPISDSDLKFLCSHSAVAVATACQAIKTELEIEMSLNPATEAGSQGNLAARDLVSSLSQSLEDIDVSHIIQGLKEADVTFANLNETLSTDTNRLEEILSAHISPESVAAASVDLFDGVLGDLHEAFEANKVSAATKSGRKKFWVEVHTSSQNLYTNALDKLNKWFSLHHLTEEKDVLLNTKPSPTGPLLTEACVEVSPVQKTSINSSSMSFRSLSNIPDNQPTLNTCTKEVIKQVASVLKVEASKEDCSSSVGGRTLNVFLEFSQKLDALISKLEDLPISGEISSLTQPQSAVSSSRTSNISIGSILSVEFHTKANQIVSEAILGAAIVFIARKANHLELKMPATYSQHLFAAASDIVNIIVEDLERETMDTESHLTPEIVFDKFLDVAHNIYYRVRDRLKVFFSLSPVPASKTKDVVDSMPVEKHGYFEASDTAHDPERPQSVRSEKLLTKDRLAKIERSNSLASRGGTSTENQHFDTFTLTPTKSMSVLSDHSLRGAFPLLSESCQPLLTLKDSTVAVTKHSFTKSAKNTLSQILNVIKCRVVASDNSSVGQKTTDMLDSLLESLDQLTADEIKGTASHNLITIDMPESLPEQSLTKYLSTPERNQDSSSAKLVCQPSCLIPTSMSDTNIIVKTIMETLVTDESKKTSAEENLERLVSIETIQGVSDDLITKVHGLIQEITISRQLQSMAGHRSFSEPALPKPALKKLSRNDASELAYSFAENSVRTLLGQCLNVSLVSTGVRQTMDQVTKIMTNTVMDTLTDVCKPTVKLEDELVSRLVPPDEFPTRSLNPADGNAEVTPRSAGGEKNSKKWRFLFKMANIPKIRIKLFKRKGQAKKHPELEALPTKRFSDVSLKVPSTSPPMEDLIPAPTAQDPQSRKCPFLVRVFRALSRAITSPFRGASGKKH